The following proteins come from a genomic window of Miscanthus floridulus cultivar M001 chromosome 2, ASM1932011v1, whole genome shotgun sequence:
- the LOC136536036 gene encoding uncharacterized protein: MAAAKRLAEQANCLTARSFLTLAAAARLAEQTNCSCYSIVVSKNLTVLLFIPPVIPSLPSVHLPHHSPETSVPLTNHIGLRKKKKTLQTSVPLTSHIGHRNLGEPAAAAAGRDRSHVRLPLPRAISSVPVPPHALLSIATSLFPLFRVGYPEASIAHDEPYPLRGTEPAPSSRSLIPIASSASSTGAAPGEATQNGLRGEGDALLRPFAHRPSPAPKPVRSPLTGPKVRRRPLRQRGSRQYGAIVRQLLTDLEEVKECSTSSSIRSNAAKAHKKRKAVAPFGKQENSAPLLHGPYSYTYCGAHWYFE; encoded by the exons ATGGCAGCTGCAAAGCGGCTTGCTGAACAGGCAAATTGTTTAACTGCTCGTAGCTTCCTGACGCTTGCAGCTGCAGCGCGACTTGCTGAACAGACAAATTGTTCTTGCTACAGCATTGTAGTTT CCAAGAATCTTACTGTTCTACTGTTTATACCTCCAGTCATCCCATCCCTGCCGTCCGTGCACCTGCCTCACCATTCTCCAGAAACTTCCGTGCCTCTCACGAACCACATCGgcctcagaaaaaaaaaaaaaaccctacaAACTTCCGTCCCTCTCACGAGCCACATCGGGCACAGGAACCTCGgcgagcccgccgccgccgccgcagggcgGGATCGCAGCCATGTCCGACTCCCTCTTCCCCGCGCCATCTCCTCGGTCCCTGTGCCGCCGCACGCTCTCCTCTCCATCGCCACCTCCCTCTTCCCTCTCTTCCGTGTCGGGTATCCAGAAGCTTCTATAGCCCACGACGAACCTTATCCTCTTCGCGGCACAGAACCAGCGCCCAGCTCCCGATCCCTAATCCCCATCGCCTCCTCCGCTTCCTCCACTGGCGCGGCCCCCGGCGAGGCAACACAAAACGGCCTCCGGGGCGAGGGCGACGCTCTCCTCCGTCCCTTTGCTCACCGCCCGTCGCCCGCCCCCAAGCCCGTCCGCAGTCCGCTCACAGGCCCCAAGGTCCGGCGACGCCCTCTTCGCCAGCGTGGATCACGTC AATACGGCGCCATCGTGCGGCAGCTGCTCACGGATCTGGAGGAGGTCAAGGAGTGTTCCACAAGCAGCTCGATCAGAT CAAATGCTGCTAAAGCACACAAGAAACGAAAGGCGGTTGCGCCTTTTGGTAAACAAG AAAATTCAGCACCACTCTTGCATGGTCCATACAGCTACACATATTGTGGTGCACACTGGTATTTTGAGTGA